Proteins from one Streptomyces roseifaciens genomic window:
- the pglY gene encoding BREX-2 system ATPase PglY — translation MAFMSRNNPRPEDRPLLRELIDIPESVSTSDFVLKLNEAVTPEGAEAALKDYVVTDRLLGNFDEALDLIKSALDSRSSKAAYLHGSFGSGKSHFMAVLYALLSRNQAARARGDLDPVRARHAWLDTDDRKFLLVPYHMLGSKSLEQRVLGKYVEHVRKLHPGCPLPQVYRTDGLFEDFAEQRRRHGDDRVIEQLADAGDGQEDEWGDSFAWTTELLDQAVNAPEEHENTKDLDLENPSTPRELRARLVQDLTQTLFPSFSRNAVEDADGFVSLDKGLGIISAHAKSLGYDGLVLFMDELILWLASRIHDQRFVSREADKITNFVEGGDERRAIPVVSFIARQRDLRELVGEEMSGAAEAAVQDSLKLSGGRFDKIVLEDRNLPQIAQARLLKPTSPEAEAKVEAAFAEAKRLGPDVWDTLLGHDKSTTGADEDAFRRTYPFPPAFMDTLVHISAALQRSRTGLKLMSQLLVDHRDDWRLGQLVPLGDLYPAIAGGGDKAFSGETSVHFEAADKLYRDKLRPYLLKTNQITEDQVEAYRRRPETLGDPQLAARCRDFTGDSRLLQTLLLSALAPSVPALADLTLARLHALNHGSITTRIAGTEVGRLEQKAKEWAATFPEVKVTGTGPGAVVRLELTGVDLDAVLANAQVHNNQGNRRAKMRSLLKEALDVSDGPGGFDAYDVLNLVWRGTERQVEVVFGNVAEVDSLPEATLRPSQDDAWRLVVDFPYDEGEFGPMDDLQRLRALREKPGGDSRTLAWLPTHLTDASRGDFERLVVIDKALADEVRFDSDFARSLNADDKARAKGMLQSQLAILTERVTQALRQAYGLAQKQEGVVDLSFDTHLVAQQDVPELRLPLGASLDAAARDLAGKLLAHQYPAHPDLDPDGTGKPVKPAEIKPVFEYVRKAAEDRDGQVEVDSKDRKTMARIAGGLGLGAMREAYYRQSTAWPDHFNAQARRNSTAEPTLVKLSDWSDLPDPRGLPEPLRRLLAAAYAEMTDRVWVRGGVPVEPAPAPHELKPDYALREQQLPDESDWTEARKRFETVLGDRAPQLRRGRIVNQFAGQIKRAAAALAQDAGRLVGELEKHRDFLQLNDGSPRLVLARRAQELVKEVTEAGIEAKTVVERLARFDLGDFTAHRCGMSLKSAGKVADALQSTSWDQLGLADTLGVDGAAVLERVRDAAAGDPGDYPDLPGVLNASGREVLSLLRSRQTTGERPQPSPTPPPSSDSVDLNGGSAHPLVLPESTQRQGPRTSSRTAARSGGGRTTAARAAAELQAEIAALAAEHPNATVEVIWKVIE, via the coding sequence ATGGCGTTCATGAGCAGGAACAACCCTCGCCCCGAGGACCGCCCGCTGCTGCGGGAGTTGATCGACATCCCGGAGTCGGTGTCCACCTCCGACTTCGTGTTGAAGCTGAACGAGGCGGTCACCCCTGAGGGGGCCGAGGCGGCGCTGAAGGACTACGTCGTCACCGACCGGCTGCTCGGCAACTTCGACGAGGCACTCGACTTGATCAAGTCGGCGCTGGACAGCCGCTCGTCGAAGGCTGCCTACCTGCACGGCTCGTTCGGTTCCGGTAAGTCGCACTTCATGGCGGTGCTGTACGCGCTGCTGTCGCGGAACCAGGCCGCCCGGGCGCGCGGCGACCTCGACCCGGTGCGGGCCCGGCACGCCTGGCTGGATACGGACGACCGCAAGTTCCTGCTGGTGCCGTACCACATGCTGGGCTCCAAGTCCCTGGAGCAGCGCGTGCTCGGCAAGTACGTGGAGCACGTACGCAAATTGCACCCCGGATGCCCGCTGCCGCAGGTCTACCGGACTGACGGACTCTTCGAGGACTTCGCCGAGCAGCGCCGCCGCCACGGCGACGACCGGGTGATCGAGCAGCTCGCCGACGCCGGCGACGGCCAGGAAGACGAGTGGGGTGACTCCTTCGCCTGGACCACCGAGCTGCTCGACCAAGCAGTGAACGCGCCGGAGGAGCACGAGAACACCAAGGACCTCGACCTGGAGAACCCCTCCACGCCGCGGGAACTGCGGGCGCGTCTCGTGCAGGACCTCACCCAGACCCTGTTCCCGTCGTTCTCGCGTAACGCCGTGGAGGATGCTGACGGGTTCGTCTCCCTGGACAAGGGGCTCGGCATCATATCCGCGCACGCCAAGTCCCTGGGCTACGACGGTCTTGTCCTCTTCATGGACGAGCTGATCTTGTGGCTGGCCTCCCGCATCCACGATCAGAGGTTCGTCTCACGCGAAGCTGACAAGATCACGAACTTCGTGGAGGGCGGCGACGAGCGGCGCGCCATCCCGGTGGTGTCGTTCATCGCCCGCCAGCGCGACTTGCGCGAGCTGGTCGGTGAGGAGATGTCGGGGGCGGCCGAGGCCGCCGTCCAGGACAGTCTGAAGCTCAGCGGCGGGCGCTTTGACAAGATCGTTCTGGAGGACCGCAACCTCCCGCAGATCGCGCAGGCCCGCCTGCTCAAGCCCACCAGCCCGGAGGCCGAGGCGAAGGTGGAGGCTGCGTTCGCCGAGGCCAAGAGGCTCGGTCCGGACGTGTGGGACACCCTGCTCGGCCACGACAAGTCCACCACCGGCGCGGACGAGGACGCCTTCCGGCGGACGTACCCGTTCCCGCCGGCGTTCATGGACACCCTGGTGCACATCTCCGCCGCTCTGCAGCGCTCCCGCACCGGCCTGAAGCTGATGAGCCAGCTGCTCGTCGACCACCGCGACGACTGGCGGCTCGGGCAGCTCGTACCGCTGGGCGATCTGTACCCGGCGATCGCAGGTGGCGGCGACAAGGCGTTCAGCGGCGAGACCAGTGTTCACTTCGAAGCCGCCGACAAGCTGTACCGGGACAAGCTTCGCCCGTACCTGCTGAAGACCAACCAGATCACCGAGGACCAGGTCGAGGCGTACCGGCGCCGTCCCGAAACGCTCGGCGACCCGCAGCTTGCGGCTCGCTGCCGCGATTTCACCGGCGACAGCCGGCTGCTGCAGACCCTACTGCTCTCCGCACTCGCGCCCAGCGTCCCGGCGCTCGCCGATCTCACCCTTGCGCGGCTACACGCCCTCAACCACGGCTCCATCACCACCCGCATCGCAGGCACCGAGGTCGGCCGGCTCGAGCAGAAGGCGAAGGAGTGGGCGGCGACCTTCCCTGAAGTGAAGGTGACCGGCACCGGGCCGGGTGCGGTGGTACGTCTGGAGCTCACCGGCGTCGACCTGGATGCCGTCCTCGCGAACGCCCAGGTCCACAACAACCAGGGCAATCGGCGTGCCAAGATGCGCAGTCTGCTCAAGGAGGCGCTCGACGTCAGCGACGGGCCCGGCGGCTTCGACGCGTACGACGTGCTCAACCTGGTGTGGAGGGGAACCGAACGGCAGGTTGAGGTGGTCTTCGGTAACGTCGCCGAGGTCGACTCTCTGCCCGAGGCGACCCTGCGGCCCAGCCAGGACGACGCTTGGCGGCTCGTTGTCGACTTCCCGTACGACGAGGGCGAGTTCGGGCCGATGGACGACCTGCAGCGGCTGCGTGCCCTGCGGGAGAAGCCGGGCGGCGACTCGCGCACCCTGGCCTGGCTGCCCACCCACCTGACCGATGCTTCCCGGGGCGACTTCGAGCGCCTCGTCGTTATAGACAAGGCCCTCGCCGATGAGGTCCGCTTCGACTCCGACTTCGCGCGCAGCCTCAACGCCGACGACAAGGCACGCGCCAAGGGCATGCTTCAGTCGCAGCTGGCCATCCTTACCGAGCGCGTCACCCAGGCACTGCGGCAGGCGTACGGGCTCGCGCAGAAGCAGGAAGGGGTCGTCGACCTCAGCTTCGACACCCATCTGGTCGCCCAGCAGGATGTCCCCGAGCTGCGGCTTCCGCTCGGCGCATCCCTGGATGCCGCCGCGCGTGACCTGGCCGGCAAACTCCTCGCCCATCAGTACCCCGCCCACCCCGACCTGGACCCCGACGGCACGGGCAAACCTGTGAAGCCTGCCGAGATCAAACCCGTCTTCGAGTACGTGCGCAAGGCCGCCGAGGACCGCGACGGACAGGTCGAGGTCGACTCCAAGGACCGCAAGACCATGGCGCGGATCGCGGGCGGCCTCGGGCTCGGCGCCATGCGGGAGGCGTACTACCGGCAGTCCACGGCCTGGCCCGACCACTTCAACGCCCAGGCACGCCGGAACAGCACCGCCGAGCCGACCCTGGTCAAGCTCTCCGACTGGAGCGACCTTCCCGATCCGCGCGGACTGCCTGAGCCCCTGCGCCGGCTGCTCGCCGCTGCGTACGCGGAGATGACCGACCGGGTGTGGGTGCGCGGCGGTGTGCCCGTCGAACCCGCGCCGGCACCGCACGAGCTGAAGCCGGACTACGCCCTGCGCGAGCAGCAACTGCCCGACGAGAGCGACTGGACGGAGGCGCGCAAGCGCTTCGAGACCGTGCTCGGCGACCGGGCGCCACAGCTGCGGCGCGGGCGGATCGTCAACCAGTTCGCCGGGCAGATCAAGCGGGCCGCCGCCGCGCTCGCCCAGGACGCCGGACGGCTCGTCGGGGAGCTGGAGAAGCATCGCGACTTCCTCCAGCTGAATGACGGTTCACCCCGGCTCGTCCTCGCTCGGCGGGCGCAGGAGCTGGTCAAGGAGGTGACGGAAGCGGGCATCGAGGCGAAGACCGTCGTGGAGCGGCTCGCCCGCTTCGACCTCGGCGATTTCACCGCCCACCGGTGCGGCATGTCGTTGAAGAGCGCCGGGAAGGTCGCCGACGCGCTGCAGAGCACCAGCTGGGACCAGCTGGGCCTGGCCGACACCCTCGGCGTGGACGGCGCGGCCGTCCTGGAGCGGGTGCGGGATGCCGCCGCCGGCGACCCGGGTGACTACCCCGACCTGCCGGGCGTATTGAACGCCAGCGGCCGGGAGGTGCTGTCTTTGCTGAGGTCTCGCCAGACCACGGGCGAGCGCCCCCAGCCGTCGCCCACTCCGCCGCCGAGCTCCGACAGCGTGGACTTGAACGGCGGTTCCGCCCACCCGCTGGTGCTGCCGGAGTCGACGCAGCGGCAGGGCCCGCGCACATCGTCGCGGACCGCGGCCCGCTCCGGCGGCGGGCGGACCACCGCCGCACGGGCCGCCGCCGAACTGCAGGCAGAGATCGCAGCGCTGGCGGCCGAGCACCCGAACGCCACCGTCGAGGTCATCTGGAAGGTCATCGAATGA